One Cryptococcus neoformans var. grubii H99 chromosome 3, complete sequence genomic region harbors:
- a CDS encoding transcription initiation factor TFIID subunit 1, with protein sequence MASEDETLSSLGSLGLGRILVSAGIDPSSIGSFLGDSGQSSKELTQVELDEDDAKFEDDISDDELPEEGEEERRQREIDQEARKREQERWMKKGLEMMKKSMEQQQFKNKKGKQKADDGKSQEERDLEEARKIWPDFDKGKRLRMSEIFYETPADVKAFKAKRKKRRTEMVKETKTFTFTVAPPPIQSLQSTFLLPSLQPIQLPLPGTPTYNKPIGAFLDKKWIRKAKDRRRLEMTQPPEGLDLEDVKEVRFGDEAKDLDLVDWEQSIIMNSMEMPGKEVDILAPRNDHLESGNWIANVIWDATRISPELLESDEEDDVQSKATEKSAKKGGAVVVVKDTKLDPFNISNDPLYEHSRESKYRIRQTFGAIEVFHSMPAKILQLPYFKTTLSKSEARAWHRPALQFPTGVSLTFSKLKSNPSAALNVKKKQMMADPSEKFKTTKDLTLTEQGPFVLLEFSEEYPPIMSNYGMGTTIVNYYRKIDDKDETVPKLDFGQPSILNTGDAEPFLLGYVDRGKVTQVIHNNLIRAPIFRHKPETTDFLCIRQTVNGHVSYHLRPISNIFTVGQTVPNESEVHGPHARKNTNTAKMRLMIIAWLLINKSKQKRFKIGKLLKYFPDQTELQMRQRLKVKGNEFLMYARSPGPNQGYWMLNPDYAFPDDRRQVLEMCPPEHACLYEAMQVGARHLYDAGYKKTAEGGHEDEDEAGLDIEQRLAVWSTTHNYKLAEAQKAWLMVHGEGDPTGRGEGFSFLRANMKNYFLRKGETEQGRRLEAEARAGGNPVKISNAEQNRIYEEEKRKVWDLQASALSNPIPPVLTVAEEEAARNAQPPVMPGLAPKIHRGDSRRAFSRGASMAATPRGFDSPRDRSPSVFSMDGGESHYSGNPLAGKVLRIKRMVKGKQQVEIVRDPAVIASYLRRVEEKKIEYYMEHPDELAPTGDDTEDELRKAALRLMLEKNKLNQQRRLMRKKYQSKTLETDNMGIEGIDLEGKRKCGACGAIGHTKANRNCPMFGVTTGNASVGPSPSNTASGHTPGYGGGFTPMTPMDTSTPAAQQPTSFKIKLGGLGGGQ encoded by the exons ATGGCCTCCGAGGACGAaaccctttcttctctcggGTCTCTTGGTCTCGGCCGCATCCTTGTCTCCGCAGGTATCGACCCATCATCCATTGGCTCTTTTCTCGGTGATTCAGGACAATCGTCAAAAGAACTCACACAAGTTGAAttggacgaagatgatgccaagtttgaggatgacatATCTGATGATGAGTTGCctgaggagggagaagaggaaaggcgACAGAGGGAAATAGATCAGGAagcgaggaaaagggagcAGGAAAGGTGGATGAAAAAGgggttggagatgatgaagaagagcatggaacaacaacaattcaaaaacaaaaaaggaaaacaaAAAGCAGATGATGGTAAATCCCAGGAAGAACGGGAtcttgaagaagcaaggAAAATATGGCCGGACTTTGAtaaggggaagaggttgaggatgagtgAGATCTTTTACGAGACGCCCGCGGATGTCAAAGCTTTCAaagcgaagaggaagaagaggagaacgGAAATGGTGAAAGAAACAAAAACTT TTACATTCACCGTCGCTCCTCCACCTATACAGTCTCTCCAATCTACTTTTCTACTTCCGTCACTTCAACCGATCCAACTCCCACTACCTGGCACACCGACCTATAATAAACCCATAGGAGCATTTTTGGATAAGAAATGGATTAGGAAAGCGAAGGATCGAAGAAGATTAGAGATGACTCAACCTCCAGAAGGGTTAGATTTAGAAGACGTGAAGGAGGTCAGGTTCGGGGACGAGGCGAAAGACCTGGACCTAGTGGACTGGGAGCAAAGTATCATTATGAATTCCAT GGAAATGCCTGGCAAGGAAGTCGATATCCTCGCACCACGTAATGATCACCTAGAATCGGGAAACTGGATCGCAAATGTGATTTGGGATGCGACTCGCATCTCTCCTGAGCTACTGGAGAGtgacgaagaggacgaTGTCCAATCTAAAGCGACAGAAAAATCggcaaagaagggaggGGCTGTTGTCGTTGTGAAGGACACGAAGCTCGACCCTTTCAACATCTCAAACGACCCTTTGTACGAACACTCAAGAGAAAGCAAGTACCGCATCCGACAAACTTTTGGTGCTATCGAAGTATTCCACTCTATGCCGGCCAAAATTTTGCAGTTACCTTAC TTCAAGACCACTCTCAGCAAATCCGAAGCTCGAGCTTGGCATCGTCCTGCTCTTCAGTTCCCTACGGGCGTGTCTCTTACATTCTCCAAACTCAAATCGAATCCTTCAGCGGCGTTAAATGTGAAGAAAAAGCAGATGATGGCGGATCCTTCGGAGAAATTCAAAACGACAAAGGATCTAACACTGACGGAGCAAGGTCCATTTGTGTTGTTGGAATTTTCA GAGGAGTACCCACCTATCATGAGCAATTATGGTATGGGCACTACCATCGTTAATTACTACCGTAAAATCGATGATAAAGACGAAACGGTGCCCAAGCTTGACTTTGGCCAGCCATCAATTCTTAATACTGGAGATGCCGAACCATTCTTGCTAGGATATGTGGACAGGGGCAAAGTGACTCAAGTGATTCACAACAATCTTATTAGGGCGCCTATTTTTAGGCACAAGCCCGAGACCACTGATTTCTTGTGTATTCG ACAAACTGTCAATGGCCATGTCTCttatcatcttcgtccCATCAGCAACATCTTTACCGTTGGCCAAACCGTTCCAAACGAGTCTGAAGTTCACGGCCCGCATGCGAGAAAGAATACCAACACTGCCAAAATGCGTCTCATGATTATCGCCTGGTTATTGATCAATAAATCCAAGCAAAAGAGATTCAAGATTGGCAAGTTACTGAAGTACTTCCCTGACCAGACAGAGTTGCAAATGAGGCAGAGATTAAAGGTTAAAGGGAAC GAATTTTTGATGTATGCACGGAGTCCTGGTCCCAACCAGGGTTACTGGATGCTTAACCCCGACTATGCCTTCCCTGACGACCGACGCCAAGTTCTCGAGATGTGCCCTCCTGAACATGCGTGTCTTTACGAAGCCATGCAGGTCGGAGCTCGTCATCTATACGATGCCGGATACAAGAAAACTGCGGAGGGTGGtcatgaggatgaagacgaagcAGGGCTGGATATTGAGCAACGCCTGGCGGTGTGGTCAACCACGCACAATTATAAGCTGGCGGAAGCTCAGAAGGCTTGGTTAATGGTCCATGGTGAGGGTGATCCGAcaggaagaggtgaaggTTTCAGTTTCTTGAGAGCGAATATGAAGAATTACTTCTTGAGGAAGGGCGAAACTGAGCAAGGGAGGAGAT TGGAAGCGGAAGCCAGAGCAGGCGGCAACCCCGTGAAGATCTCCAACGCCGAACAAAATCGTATttacgaagaagagaaacgCAAGGTTTGGGATCTTCAGGCATCGGCACTTAGCAACCCAATCCCCCCTGTTCTCACTGTtgccgaggaggaagctgcCCGTAATGCTCAACCCCCTGTGATGCCCGGTCTCGCACCAAAGATTCACCGTGGGGATAGCAGGAGAGCTTTCTCGAGGGGTGCTTCCATGGCCGCGACCCCGAGGGGCTTCGATAGTCCAAGGGATAGAAGCCCGAGTGTTTTCTCAATGGACGGCGGAGAGAGCCACTATTCAGGAAATCCTCTGGCTGGTAAAGTGTTGAGGATCAAGAGGATG GTCAAGGGGAAACAGCAAGTGGAAATTGTAAGAGACCCTGCTGTCATTGCGAGCTACTTgagaagagttgaggagaagaagatcgaGTATTACATGGAACACCCCGATGAGCTGGCACCTACTGGTGACGACACTGAGGATGAGCTGAGAAAGGCCGC TCTTCGCCTGATGCTTGAGAAGAACAAGTTGAACCAACAGCGACGAttaatgaggaagaagtatCAGTCGAAAACTTTGGAGACGGACAATATGGGGATCGAGGGCATAGATTTGGAAGGG AAACGAAAATGTGGTGCTTGCGGTGCTATTGGTCATACCA AGGCGAACAGAAACTGTCCCATGTTCGGTGTCACCACTGGTAACGCCTCTGTCGGcccttcaccttccaacACTGCCAGTGGCCACACACCTGGCTATGGTGGTGGTTTTACACCCATGACGCCCATGGATACTAGCACCCCTGCTGCTCAACAGCCAACCTCCTTCAAGATCAAGCTAGGTGGCTTGGGCGGAGGTCAATAG
- a CDS encoding large subunit ribosomal protein L5e, protein MPFVKVQKNDAYFSRYQVKPRRRRQGKTDYQARRGLVSQAKNKYASPKYRLVVRITNKQVICQIVYAKLQGDVVFAHATSKELPRYGIKHGLTNWTACYATGLLVARRALTKLGLADKYEGVVEPTGELQLIEPLGDDEPRPFKCYLDVGLRRTSTGARVFGAMKGASDGGIFIPHNEKRFPGYDPESKELDAEVLQKYIVGGHVAEYMESLEEEDDERFKKQFSSYLADGVGSDDIEEIYTNAYEAIREDPTFKPTEKDVAKWKAESLKYKTFKLTKEQKQERVQAKIAAYKAGKLDVEEDEE, encoded by the exons ATGCCCTTCGTCAAGGTCCAGAAGAACGACGCCTAC TTCTCTAGGTACCAGGTTAAGCCCCGAAGGAGGAGACAGGGTAAGACCGACTACCAGGCGAGGAGAGGTCTCGTCTCCCAGGCCAAGAACAAGTACGCTTCCCCCAAG TACAGGCTTGTCGTTCGTATCACCAACAAGCAGGTGATCTGCCAGATCGTCTACGCCAAGCTCCAG GGTGACGTTGTCTTCGCCCACGCCACCTCCAAGGAGCTCCCCCGATACGGCATCAAGCACGGTCTCACCAACTGGACCGCTTGTTACGCTACCGGTCTCCTCGTTGCCCGACGAGCCCTCACCAAGCTTGGCCTTGCCGACAAGTACGAGGGTGTTGTTGAGCCCACTGGTGAACTCCAGCTCATTGAGCCCCTCGGTGACGACGAGCCCCGTCCCTTCAAGTGCTACCTCGATGTCGGTCTCCGACGCACTTCTACTGGTGCCCGTGTCTTCGGTGCCATGAAGGGTGCCTCTGACGGTGGTATCTTCATCCCCCACAACGAGAAGCGATTCCCTGGTTACGACCCCGAGTCCAAGGAGCTCGACGCCGAGGTCCTCCAGAAGTACATCGTTGGTGGCCACGTTGCCGAGTACATGGAGTctcttgaggaggaagacgacgagcG ATTCAAGAAGCAGTTCTCTTCCTACCTTGCTGACGGTGTTGGATCTGATGACATTGAGGAGATCTACACCAACGCCTACGAGGCTATCCGTGAAGACCCTACCTTCAAGCCCACCGAGAAGGACGTCGCCAAGTGGAAGGCCGAGTCTCTCAAGTACAAGACTTTCAAGCTCACCaaggagcagaagcaggagcGTGTCCAGGCCAAGATTGCCGCCTACAAGGCTGGCAAGCTCGAtgtcgaggaggacgaggagtaA
- a CDS encoding protein disulfide-isomerase: MKLDWFAVITAVLLPLSAYAGMYSQPVLHLDSKTFKSVMANEHAAMVAFVAPWCGHCKNLGPEYTAAAQSLSPLIPFYAVDCDESSNRGLCAEYGVQGYPTIKGFPKAGKGAAKEYNGERKRGALVEYAKGLVPERVKKLRVQGDIQSDVQGFLGEKSELPHVLLVHPSSPSIPFLWKVLAHRFSNKLHLGYVRDTTSHDVLSLLGIYDSADTTRDSTRVVAWSPGSQRGEFVEYDGILKFNALLEWLQTTFTSAAPSNTKQRPIKAPQPTVKSTNKEKEQIPTQAQNDAAARRAKLEEMERRDKARREKAAEAARAQAMATEPEPETEKEATPVEDAADAAPAQVIEDASLPMEEVESKPVPEEAPDDEASARDVEVEKTEVVHEEL; the protein is encoded by the exons ATGAAACTTGACTGGTTCGCAGTAATAACAGCTGTGCTGTTGCCGCTCTCTGCCTATGCAGGCATGTATAGCCAGCCTGTTCTCCATCTCGACTCCAAAACATTCAAGTCCGTCATGGCCAATGAACATGCGGCG ATGGTCGCCTTTGTGGCACCATGGTGTGGGCACTGTAAAAATCTCGGACCCGAATACACCGCTGCTGCCCAATCACTTTCGCCTCTGATCCCATTCTATGCTGTTGACTGTGACGAGTCGTCCAACCGTGGGCTTTGTGCTGAATATGGTGTTCAAGGATATCCAACTATTAAAGGTTTCCCCAAGGCTGGGAAGGGAGCTGCTAAGGAATACAATGgtgaaaggaagaggggtgCGCTAGTGGAATACGCGAAGGGGCTGGTGCCAGAGAGGGTCAAGAAATTAAGAGTTCAGGGAGACATTCAGTCTGATGTGCAAGGTTTTTTGGGGGAG AAATCTGAGCTTCCGCATGTCCTTCTCGTCCACCCTTCGTCGCCTTCTATTCCTTTCCTATGGAAAGTTCTCGCTCACCGTTTCTCCAACAAA CTCCATCTCGGATACGTGCGAGACACTACATCACATGATGTTCTTTCATTGCTCGGCATTTATGACTCCGCAGACACTACTCGTGACAGTACACGAGTTGTCGCTTGGTCTCCCGGCTCTCAAAGGGGAGAGTTTGTAGAATATGATG GTATCCTTAAATTCAATGCCCTTCTGGAATGGCTCCAAACCACTTTCACTTCAGCCGCTCCTTCCAACACCAAGCAAAGACCTATCAAGGCTCCTCAACCAACGGTCAAATCGACcaacaaggagaaggagcagatTCCTACCCAAGCCCAAAACGATGCCGCCGCCAGGAGAGCCAAGttggaagaaatggaaaggagggacaaggcgagaagagagaaggccGCTGAAGCTGCTAGGGCTCAAGCGATGGCCACTGAGCCAGAACCCGAGACAGAAAAGGAGGCTACTCCTGTGGAGGACGCGGCGGATGCTGCCCCTGCTCAAGTGATAGAAGATGCTTCTTTACCaatggaagaagtggaatCAAAACCTGTGCCTGAGGAAGCGCCTGATGATGAAGCGTCAGCGCGCGAtgtggaggttgagaaAACTGAAGTGGTTCATGAAGAACTATAA